The Rhodocytophaga rosea genome has a segment encoding these proteins:
- a CDS encoding LOG family protein, with amino-acid sequence MAQAKTSPPQPQAAKEERYFLEGPKSRRRELFFIWEVVKEFIRGFRVFHFVGPCVSVFGSARVLPDSPFYELTRKVGAGLSRLGFTIMTGGGPGIMEAANRGAREAGGRSVGCNILLAKEQQPNPYLDKWFLCKYFFVRKVLMFKYSYAFIIMPGGMGTMDELFEALTLIQTKKALDFPVVVMGTEYWRNLLDLLNDMAHSGMIDKNDLNLLLFTDSVEEAMQHIQVNAIDEFKLKKIKPYKRYKVLGEN; translated from the coding sequence ATGGCACAGGCAAAAACATCCCCTCCACAACCACAGGCAGCTAAAGAAGAAAGGTATTTTCTGGAAGGCCCCAAATCCAGGCGGAGAGAATTATTTTTTATATGGGAAGTAGTCAAAGAATTTATCAGAGGCTTCCGGGTATTTCATTTTGTAGGCCCTTGCGTATCTGTATTTGGCTCTGCCAGGGTATTACCCGATTCTCCTTTTTATGAACTCACCAGGAAAGTAGGTGCCGGATTGAGCCGGCTGGGTTTTACTATTATGACTGGAGGCGGACCAGGTATTATGGAAGCTGCGAACAGAGGAGCCAGAGAAGCTGGTGGCCGTTCAGTAGGTTGTAATATTTTGCTTGCTAAAGAACAACAGCCCAATCCATATCTGGATAAATGGTTTCTATGCAAATACTTTTTTGTGCGTAAAGTGCTGATGTTTAAATATTCCTATGCTTTTATAATTATGCCTGGTGGTATGGGCACAATGGACGAGCTGTTTGAAGCACTTACATTAATCCAGACCAAAAAAGCCCTGGATTTTCCGGTAGTGGTAATGGGCACTGAATACTGGCGCAACTTACTCGACCTGCTCAATGATATGGCTCACTCCGGCATGATAGACAAAAACGACCTGAATCTATTATTATTTACCGATTCTGTGGAAGAAGCCATGCAACACATTCAGGTAAATGCCATTGATGAGTTTAAACTTAAGAAGATCAAGCCATATAAGCGTTATAAAGTGCTGGGAGAAAATTAA
- a CDS encoding glycoside hydrolase family 127 protein, with amino-acid sequence MRLLPKKFTLLYIALIAITQTKAQDYPIRPVDFTQVHLQSAFWSPRLDTNRKVTIPFAFQKCEETGRINNFEVAGGLKPGKFKGIAYDDSDVFKVIEGAAYSLAVQPDTKLDAYLDELIAKIAAAQEPDGYLYTIRTIHQRNPESKLDDRAGKERWINLQDSHELYNLGHLYEAAVAHYLATGKKNLLNVATKSADLLVNTFGEGKRYAVPGHEETELALVKLYRVTNKKEYFNLAKFFVDQRGRHEHRKQFIADWANPVDSAYYQDHIPVIEQTEPVGHVVRAGYLYSGMADVAALTGEKAYANAIEKLWDYTINKKLYLTGGLGAAAGVEGFGPAYDLPNLTAYNETCAAVASMLWNYRLFLLSGKADYMDIFERTLYNGFLSGVSQEGNLFFYPNPLASDGKSKFNHGQVTRSPWFGTSCCPSNVARFLPSLPGYMYATKGEQVFVNLFVAGTGTVKNASQSIQITQQTNYPWDGKVTLTLKPEKTGAFPLYVRIPGWAQNKPVPGELYTYTDKQKPTVMLLVNGKKMATTVKEGYLVLQQNWKPGDKVELDMSMPVRQVVCSDQVNENKGKVALEKGPLVYCVEGVDNGGKVSNIAISSNTAFSIEKKSSLINGITVIHGKTANQRGFMAIPYYAWSHRGPGEMAVWLLKK; translated from the coding sequence ATGCGCCTGCTACCTAAAAAATTTACCCTCCTGTATATAGCTCTTATAGCCATTACCCAGACTAAAGCCCAGGATTATCCCATTCGTCCGGTAGATTTTACACAGGTGCATTTGCAATCAGCTTTCTGGTCGCCGAGGCTGGATACCAACCGGAAAGTAACTATTCCATTTGCTTTTCAGAAATGTGAAGAAACCGGCAGGATCAATAATTTTGAGGTAGCAGGCGGATTAAAGCCAGGTAAGTTCAAAGGCATTGCTTACGACGATTCGGATGTGTTTAAGGTGATTGAAGGTGCGGCTTACTCCCTTGCGGTACAACCAGATACAAAATTAGATGCGTATTTAGATGAGTTGATTGCCAAAATTGCAGCCGCCCAGGAACCAGACGGCTATCTGTATACCATCCGCACCATTCACCAGCGGAATCCGGAAAGTAAGTTAGATGACCGGGCAGGCAAAGAACGCTGGATTAATTTACAGGATAGCCATGAACTCTACAATCTGGGGCATTTATATGAAGCGGCTGTAGCCCATTATTTAGCCACTGGCAAAAAGAATTTGCTCAATGTAGCGACCAAAAGCGCAGATTTACTGGTAAACACATTTGGGGAGGGCAAACGCTATGCCGTACCAGGACATGAAGAAACAGAACTGGCTTTAGTAAAACTATACCGGGTCACTAATAAGAAAGAATATTTCAACCTTGCAAAATTCTTTGTTGATCAGAGAGGAAGGCATGAACACCGCAAACAATTTATTGCAGACTGGGCTAACCCAGTGGATAGTGCCTATTACCAGGATCATATTCCGGTAATTGAGCAAACAGAACCAGTCGGGCATGTGGTACGGGCCGGATATTTATATTCCGGTATGGCAGATGTAGCTGCACTCACTGGTGAAAAAGCGTATGCGAATGCCATCGAAAAACTTTGGGACTATACTATTAATAAAAAACTGTATCTGACTGGTGGCCTGGGGGCTGCAGCTGGCGTAGAGGGTTTTGGTCCGGCTTATGATTTGCCCAACCTCACCGCCTATAACGAAACCTGTGCGGCTGTGGCCAGTATGCTGTGGAATTACCGGCTTTTTCTGCTAAGTGGAAAAGCAGATTATATGGATATTTTTGAACGTACCCTGTACAATGGATTTTTATCTGGTGTATCGCAGGAAGGCAACTTATTCTTCTATCCAAATCCCTTGGCTTCCGATGGCAAATCCAAATTCAACCATGGACAGGTTACCAGAAGTCCCTGGTTTGGCACTTCTTGCTGTCCTTCGAATGTAGCCCGTTTTCTGCCATCTCTGCCTGGATATATGTATGCGACCAAAGGTGAACAGGTTTTTGTGAATTTGTTCGTAGCCGGAACAGGAACCGTTAAAAACGCCAGCCAGTCTATTCAAATTACGCAGCAAACCAATTATCCATGGGATGGCAAAGTAACGCTTACGCTAAAGCCAGAGAAAACAGGCGCATTTCCGCTTTACGTCCGCATTCCTGGATGGGCACAAAACAAGCCGGTTCCCGGAGAATTGTACACTTATACCGACAAACAAAAGCCAACTGTAATGCTTCTGGTGAATGGAAAAAAAATGGCAACTACTGTGAAAGAAGGCTATCTGGTATTGCAACAAAACTGGAAACCGGGAGACAAAGTAGAACTAGATATGTCCATGCCAGTCAGACAAGTGGTTTGCAGTGATCAGGTAAATGAAAACAAAGGGAAAGTTGCCTTGGAAAAAGGTCCATTGGTATATTGTGTAGAAGGTGTAGACAATGGTGGAAAAGTAAGTAACATTGCTATATCTTCCAATACAGCATTCAGTATTGAAAAGAAATCTTCCCTGATTAACGGAATTACTGTTATCCACGGAAAAACTGCTAACCAAAGAGGCTTTATGGCCATCCCCTATTATGCCTGGTCACATAGAGGCCCTGGAGAAATGGCTGTCTGGCTACTTAAGAAATAA
- the alaS gene encoding alanine--tRNA ligase, producing the protein MTSHEIRSQFLDFFKSKGHQIVPSAPLVIKNDPTLMFTNAGMNQFKDYFLGNKIPQFKRIADTQKCLRVSGKHNDLEEVGHDTYHHTMFEMLGNWSFGDYFKKEALEWAWELLTEVYKLPKERLYVSVFEGDTDDNLPADDEARDIWKTMIDESRILYGSKKDNFWEMGDTGPCGPCSEIHIDLRPQEEVNRVPGKDLVNNDHPQVVEIWNNVFIQFERQWNPAKGGANALLEFETKYSGDKTDSAFKKARAGKHSEVTMLKELPAKHVDTGMGFERLCMAIQKKQSNYDTDVFQPLIQFIATTSGKKYGQEKWADIAMRVIADHIRAISFTIADGQLPSNNKAGYVIRRILRRAVRYGYTYLGFKEPFLYRIVPVLANQFANVFPELKAQEDFVAKVIREEESTFLRTLGTGIQKFEDYIENEFTNLDDSVASVIESEFGEATLKTINGEFAFQLYDTFGFPKDLTDLLAREKGWLVDDEGFVKAMQVQKERSRAAASSETGDWITVSDEEDVQFLGYDELETYSHIIKYREIKNKNKTQYQIVLDKTPFYAESGGQVGDTGYLEANSEKVYITDTKKENDLIIHFTDKLPSNLEADFHAVVNASKRSLTQNNHSATHLLHAALKQVLGNHVNQKGSLVNDNVLRFDFSHFTKMTDEEIARVEKIVNQKIRENIVLDEKRNVPIAKATAELGATALFGEKYGDFVRVITFDPKYSVELCGGTHVKATGQIGYFKIVSESAVAAGVRRIEAITAEKAETVINEQLAVLSELKELLKNPKDLVKSVESLLEEKNQLSKQIEAFQLQEAQAIKADLLNKVIKNNGVTVIAEKVSLPTTESLKKIAYELNAKVDNLFLVLAANVEGKPQIAVMISDNLVQEKKLNAGAIVKELAKEIKGGGGGQPFFATAGGTDINGLDRVVEKARALLG; encoded by the coding sequence ATGACATCTCACGAAATACGCAGTCAGTTTCTTGATTTTTTTAAATCTAAAGGACACCAGATTGTTCCCTCCGCTCCGCTGGTAATTAAGAACGACCCTACGCTGATGTTTACCAACGCGGGGATGAATCAGTTTAAAGATTATTTCCTGGGTAATAAAATTCCGCAATTTAAACGTATCGCCGATACACAGAAGTGTTTGAGGGTTTCCGGCAAGCACAACGACCTGGAAGAAGTTGGTCATGATACCTATCACCATACCATGTTCGAAATGCTGGGTAACTGGTCGTTTGGTGATTACTTCAAAAAAGAAGCCCTGGAATGGGCCTGGGAACTGCTGACTGAAGTATATAAACTACCTAAAGAACGTTTATATGTATCTGTATTTGAAGGCGATACAGATGATAATCTACCTGCTGACGATGAAGCCCGCGACATCTGGAAAACCATGATCGACGAAAGCCGGATTCTGTATGGTTCTAAAAAAGACAACTTCTGGGAGATGGGTGATACCGGCCCTTGCGGCCCTTGCTCTGAAATTCACATTGACTTACGGCCTCAGGAAGAGGTAAATAGAGTACCTGGTAAGGATTTAGTGAATAATGACCATCCGCAGGTTGTAGAGATCTGGAATAACGTGTTTATTCAGTTTGAAAGGCAATGGAATCCGGCTAAAGGTGGTGCCAATGCTTTACTGGAATTTGAGACAAAATACTCTGGTGATAAAACAGATTCTGCTTTCAAGAAGGCAAGAGCAGGTAAACATTCTGAGGTAACTATGTTGAAAGAGCTACCTGCCAAGCACGTAGATACAGGAATGGGGTTTGAACGCCTCTGTATGGCCATTCAGAAAAAACAATCTAATTACGATACGGATGTTTTTCAGCCCTTGATTCAGTTTATTGCCACCACTTCTGGTAAAAAATATGGGCAGGAAAAATGGGCTGATATTGCCATGCGGGTGATTGCTGACCACATCCGGGCCATTTCTTTTACCATTGCCGATGGACAATTACCTTCCAATAATAAAGCAGGCTATGTAATTCGACGCATTTTGCGCCGGGCTGTCCGGTATGGGTATACCTACTTAGGGTTTAAAGAACCGTTCTTATACCGTATTGTGCCGGTGTTAGCTAATCAGTTTGCCAATGTATTTCCCGAACTGAAAGCCCAGGAAGATTTCGTAGCCAAGGTAATCCGGGAAGAAGAATCTACATTCCTGAGAACATTAGGAACCGGTATTCAAAAATTTGAAGATTACATAGAAAACGAGTTCACTAATCTTGATGACAGCGTTGCTTCAGTTATAGAGAGCGAATTTGGAGAAGCTACCCTGAAGACAATCAATGGAGAATTTGCTTTTCAATTGTATGATACATTTGGTTTTCCTAAAGATTTAACTGATTTACTAGCCAGAGAAAAAGGCTGGTTAGTAGACGATGAAGGATTTGTTAAAGCGATGCAAGTACAGAAAGAACGCTCCAGGGCAGCTGCATCTTCTGAAACCGGCGACTGGATTACGGTATCTGATGAAGAGGATGTGCAGTTTTTAGGCTATGATGAACTGGAAACCTATAGCCATATTATTAAGTACCGGGAGATTAAAAATAAAAATAAAACCCAGTACCAGATTGTGCTGGATAAAACTCCTTTTTATGCCGAAAGCGGTGGTCAGGTAGGAGATACCGGATACCTGGAAGCCAATAGTGAAAAAGTATATATAACCGATACCAAAAAGGAAAACGACCTGATTATTCACTTTACAGATAAGCTGCCAAGCAACCTGGAAGCTGATTTTCATGCGGTAGTGAATGCCAGTAAACGTTCACTTACCCAGAATAACCATTCCGCTACGCATTTGCTGCATGCGGCATTGAAGCAAGTGCTCGGAAACCATGTTAATCAGAAAGGCTCACTGGTGAACGACAATGTGCTGCGTTTCGACTTTTCACATTTCACCAAAATGACAGATGAAGAAATTGCCAGAGTAGAGAAGATAGTAAATCAGAAGATACGGGAGAATATTGTATTGGATGAAAAACGGAATGTGCCGATTGCCAAAGCTACTGCTGAACTGGGTGCTACTGCATTATTTGGCGAAAAATACGGCGATTTTGTCCGGGTGATCACGTTTGACCCAAAGTATTCTGTGGAATTGTGTGGGGGTACCCATGTAAAAGCCACCGGCCAGATTGGTTATTTTAAGATCGTTTCTGAAAGTGCCGTCGCTGCCGGTGTACGCCGGATTGAAGCCATTACTGCCGAAAAAGCCGAAACGGTAATTAATGAGCAATTAGCTGTATTGAGCGAACTGAAAGAATTGCTTAAAAACCCTAAGGATCTGGTGAAATCTGTTGAAAGCCTGCTGGAAGAAAAAAACCAGCTGAGCAAACAGATCGAAGCATTCCAGTTACAGGAAGCCCAGGCTATTAAAGCAGATCTGCTGAATAAGGTTATAAAAAATAATGGAGTAACGGTTATTGCCGAAAAAGTAAGCTTACCTACTACTGAGAGCCTGAAAAAAATTGCGTATGAGCTGAATGCCAAAGTAGACAATCTGTTTCTGGTACTCGCTGCCAATGTTGAAGGTAAACCTCAAATTGCAGTTATGATTTCGGATAACCTGGTGCAAGAGAAAAAACTGAACGCCGGAGCCATTGTAAAAGAACTCGCCAAAGAAATAAAAGGCGGCGGCGGCGGACAGCCTTTCTTTGCCACAGCCGGAGGAACAGACATTAATGGGCTGGATAGGGTTGTAGAAAAAGCCAGAGCATTACTTGGTTGA
- a CDS encoding manganese catalase family protein, with protein sequence MYHHIKKLMYTVRVGTPDPRFGNMLLEQFGGANGELAAAMQYSIQGINCEDPGLKDLLMDIGTEELSHLEIIGTLARMHLKPAKKSREAAEADPLIAIAGGGGVNLYNSQGNAWTADYLKITGEPDVDLRSNIAAEARAKIVYERLINFCDDAGSKDALQFLMTREITHLKAFMTALDSMGKNPLSIGLIPPTPGIVNQFYNDSTGEGDYGARDMRGPWNQGDDIEFIEAPAKMEAQVTQQQIVQEISKAAR encoded by the coding sequence ATGTATCATCACATCAAAAAATTAATGTATACCGTCAGGGTAGGTACGCCAGATCCACGATTCGGAAATATGCTGCTTGAACAATTCGGTGGGGCCAATGGGGAGCTTGCGGCAGCCATGCAATATTCTATTCAGGGAATCAACTGCGAAGATCCGGGTCTGAAAGATTTACTGATGGACATCGGCACAGAGGAGTTGAGCCATTTGGAAATAATAGGCACGCTGGCCAGAATGCATTTAAAGCCCGCTAAAAAATCCAGAGAAGCTGCTGAAGCTGATCCGCTTATTGCCATTGCAGGTGGAGGTGGTGTAAATCTGTATAATTCTCAAGGGAATGCATGGACAGCTGATTATTTAAAAATTACCGGCGAACCAGATGTAGATTTACGTAGCAATATTGCTGCAGAGGCCCGTGCGAAAATTGTATATGAGCGCTTGATTAACTTTTGTGATGATGCCGGAAGTAAAGATGCACTTCAATTTCTGATGACTCGGGAAATCACACATTTAAAAGCCTTTATGACCGCTCTGGATAGCATGGGTAAAAATCCACTGTCTATCGGCCTAATTCCCCCAACACCCGGCATTGTTAATCAGTTTTATAATGATTCAACTGGTGAAGGAGATTATGGGGCAAGGGATATGCGGGGACCCTGGAACCAGGGAGATGATATAGAATTTATAGAAGCACCGGCAAAGATGGAAGCTCAGGTTACACAACAGCAGATCGTACAAGAAATTTCTAAAGCAGCGCGCTAA
- a CDS encoding M23 family metallopeptidase — translation MARIKYYYDTETCKYERIKTRTSDVISNLLGFLAVAFLIALAIVPVYNSYFKSSREAALHKENEELRLYYTMLSKEMKQANDMLASLQDRDDNVYRVIFEAEPVASSVRSAGVGGSERYKDLLEKGLDQEEMILDAFKKVDKLKKQMYVQTKSYDDILKFAKNKAHMWASIPAVQPVSNKELKRLASGYGMRIHPIYKVKRMHTGIDFSATRGTPIYATGDGVVTIVRSNLGGYGKEVQIDHGYGYITLYAHMENFNVKAGQKIKRGECIGYVGSTGSSTAPHLHYEVIHNGSKVNPVHFFFNELTPGEYEKILEMASVENQSMS, via the coding sequence ATGGCACGGATTAAATATTACTATGACACAGAGACCTGCAAATATGAGCGTATCAAAACACGTACGTCTGATGTAATTTCAAACCTGCTTGGCTTTCTGGCCGTAGCTTTTCTGATTGCTCTGGCTATTGTTCCGGTGTATAATTCTTATTTTAAATCTTCGCGTGAAGCGGCTTTACATAAAGAGAACGAGGAATTGCGGTTATATTATACCATGTTATCCAAAGAAATGAAGCAAGCCAATGATATGCTGGCATCTCTCCAGGACCGGGATGACAATGTATACCGGGTTATTTTTGAAGCGGAGCCAGTTGCTTCTTCTGTTAGGTCAGCAGGGGTAGGTGGTAGCGAGCGTTACAAAGACTTACTGGAAAAAGGCCTGGATCAGGAAGAAATGATACTGGATGCTTTTAAGAAAGTAGACAAACTCAAAAAACAAATGTATGTGCAAACCAAATCGTACGACGATATTCTGAAATTTGCCAAGAATAAAGCGCATATGTGGGCAAGTATTCCAGCGGTTCAGCCAGTTTCCAACAAAGAATTGAAAAGATTAGCTTCCGGTTATGGTATGCGTATTCATCCGATCTATAAAGTAAAACGCATGCATACCGGCATCGACTTTTCTGCTACCAGAGGTACTCCGATTTATGCTACCGGCGATGGCGTAGTTACCATCGTACGGAGTAATCTGGGTGGATATGGCAAGGAAGTTCAGATTGATCATGGGTATGGCTACATTACGCTATATGCCCATATGGAAAATTTCAATGTAAAAGCCGGGCAGAAAATAAAGCGGGGCGAATGTATAGGCTATGTAGGCAGCACTGGTTCTTCTACAGCTCCGCATTTACACTATGAAGTTATTCACAATGGCTCTAAAGTAAACCCGGTTCACTTCTTCTTTAACGAACTCACGCCAGGCGAATACGAAAAGATTCTGGAAATGGCTTCTGTAGAAAATCAGTCGATGTCGTAA
- a CDS encoding PIG-L deacetylase family protein codes for MKRYLTLLLRTTTVVANGFVLLLCIGMIHVLAAQAQPEKVRIIMIGAHPDDCDMKGGGTAILFASMGYAVKFVSVTNGDAGHQADKGASLAKRRLAEAQEAGKRFGVTYDVLDNHDGELMPDLKVRLQIIRKIREWNADVVIAPRPNDYHPDHRYTGILVQDASYMVAVPNVAPDTPPLKKNPVFLYYQDGFQRPNPFRPDIAVDISSVFTQKIHAMDAHVSQMYEWLPWIGQHLDQVPKNKADREKWLAQTRAVPITPEVRQSLEKWYGSGKAAQVQHAEAFEICEYGARPTDEDIRRMFPMLSAK; via the coding sequence ATGAAAAGATATCTTACTCTATTGTTACGGACAACAACTGTGGTTGCGAATGGTTTTGTCTTGTTGTTATGTATAGGAATGATCCATGTTCTGGCTGCCCAGGCTCAACCGGAGAAAGTAAGGATTATTATGATAGGCGCTCATCCGGATGACTGCGACATGAAGGGTGGGGGAACCGCTATTCTTTTTGCCTCAATGGGGTATGCTGTAAAATTTGTATCAGTTACCAATGGGGATGCAGGTCATCAGGCAGATAAGGGAGCTTCACTGGCTAAACGCAGGCTAGCCGAAGCCCAGGAAGCCGGAAAACGGTTTGGTGTTACCTATGATGTATTAGATAACCACGATGGCGAGCTGATGCCAGATTTAAAAGTGCGTTTACAGATTATCAGAAAAATCCGGGAGTGGAATGCGGATGTAGTAATTGCCCCCCGTCCCAACGACTATCACCCGGATCACCGGTACACTGGGATTCTGGTACAGGATGCTTCTTATATGGTGGCAGTTCCTAATGTAGCACCAGATACACCTCCTTTGAAAAAAAATCCGGTATTTCTCTATTACCAGGATGGATTTCAGCGGCCAAATCCTTTCCGGCCGGATATTGCAGTCGATATAAGCAGCGTATTTACTCAGAAAATACATGCCATGGACGCACATGTGTCTCAAATGTATGAATGGCTTCCTTGGATTGGACAGCATCTGGATCAGGTACCAAAAAATAAAGCAGACCGTGAAAAATGGCTGGCCCAGACCAGAGCTGTTCCCATTACACCAGAAGTAAGGCAATCGCTGGAAAAATGGTATGGCTCCGGTAAAGCTGCCCAGGTTCAACATGCCGAAGCTTTCGAAATTTGTGAATATGGTGCCCGGCCAACGGATGAGGATATCCGAAGAATGTTTCCGATGTTATCAGCAAAGTAG
- a CDS encoding L-fucose dehydrogenase, translating into MDLQLAGKVVLVTGGASGIGEAIVRTFAQEGAIPVIIGRDPSKAEKLLQDLQQQGAKTLFVKAELTIEAECKQAIEQTLQTFNRIDCLVNNAGINDGVSLDQLPSEFVKSLQKNLVHYFTMAHYAKPALAASKGCIINIGSKVANTGQGGTSGYAASKGGIQALTREWAVSLLSEGIRVNEVIPAEVWTPLYDSWIKTFPNPQEKLDEITRRIPLGKRFTTSEEIADAVVFLASSRASHITGQHIYVDGGYTHLDRSIGT; encoded by the coding sequence ATGGATTTACAGCTTGCAGGAAAAGTAGTGCTCGTTACGGGAGGTGCCAGCGGAATTGGCGAAGCAATTGTCAGAACATTTGCCCAGGAGGGTGCTATTCCGGTAATTATAGGCCGTGATCCATCGAAAGCAGAAAAGCTATTACAGGATTTACAGCAGCAAGGCGCAAAAACTTTATTTGTGAAAGCAGAACTCACTATCGAAGCAGAATGCAAACAAGCTATCGAACAAACCCTACAAACTTTCAATCGCATAGATTGCCTCGTCAACAATGCAGGCATTAACGATGGAGTAAGCCTGGATCAATTGCCGTCGGAGTTTGTAAAATCTCTGCAAAAAAACCTGGTTCATTATTTTACGATGGCCCATTATGCCAAACCGGCACTGGCGGCTTCTAAAGGCTGTATTATTAATATAGGTTCAAAAGTCGCCAATACTGGCCAGGGAGGCACCTCAGGATATGCTGCTTCTAAAGGTGGGATTCAGGCACTTACCCGAGAATGGGCAGTAAGTTTATTGTCCGAAGGAATACGGGTAAATGAAGTCATTCCAGCCGAAGTATGGACTCCCCTCTATGATTCCTGGATCAAAACCTTTCCCAACCCGCAGGAAAAACTGGACGAAATCACCAGGCGTATTCCATTGGGCAAACGGTTCACTACTTCCGAAGAAATTGCAGATGCAGTTGTTTTCTTAGCTTCCAGCCGGGCTTCCCACATTACCGGACAACATATTTATGTAGACGGCGGCTACACTCACCTCGACCGCTCTATTGGAACATAA
- a CDS encoding phytanoyl-CoA dioxygenase family protein: protein MNSLEKIIMEEVLNQQQIDQFIHEGFVRIDQAFSEEIAAQVRSILWKDLGCDPTDPTTWTKPVIRLGMYSQEPFIQAACTPILHAAFDQLVGPGKWIPCKSMGIFPVRFPSPNDPGDTGWHVDASFPGSEPTNYFEWRVNVQSKGRALLMLFLFSNVSENDAPTRIRVGSHLDVAKVLQPAGETGLPFMELAGKLAELTERQEILATGKAGTVYLCHPFLVHGAQPHHGNEPRFLAQPPLILKEDLQIEGKSGKYTPVEEAIRLGVNLQ from the coding sequence ATGAATTCACTTGAAAAAATAATTATGGAAGAAGTATTAAATCAACAACAAATAGATCAATTTATTCATGAGGGTTTTGTCCGCATAGATCAGGCCTTCTCCGAAGAAATAGCCGCACAAGTAAGAAGTATTCTCTGGAAAGATTTAGGTTGCGATCCCACTGATCCTACTACCTGGACTAAACCTGTGATCCGGCTGGGAATGTATTCGCAGGAACCTTTCATCCAAGCTGCCTGTACACCTATTTTACATGCTGCCTTCGACCAACTGGTGGGTCCAGGTAAGTGGATACCCTGCAAAAGTATGGGTATATTTCCAGTTCGCTTCCCTTCTCCCAACGATCCAGGCGACACTGGCTGGCATGTAGATGCAAGCTTTCCGGGTTCTGAACCTACCAATTACTTTGAATGGCGGGTTAATGTGCAGTCAAAAGGCAGGGCATTGCTGATGCTGTTTCTCTTTTCTAATGTTTCAGAAAATGATGCGCCTACCAGAATTCGTGTAGGATCTCACCTGGATGTTGCTAAAGTATTACAACCAGCAGGTGAAACCGGACTCCCTTTTATGGAACTGGCTGGAAAACTCGCAGAATTGACAGAGAGACAGGAAATTCTGGCTACCGGCAAAGCAGGTACTGTATACTTATGCCATCCTTTTCTGGTACATGGAGCCCAGCCACATCATGGCAATGAGCCTAGGTTTTTAGCCCAGCCTCCATTAATATTAAAAGAGGATCTGCAAATCGAAGGAAAATCAGGTAAGTATACACCCGTAGAAGAAGCGATCCGCTTGGGTGTTAATTTGCAATAA
- a CDS encoding nucleoside-diphosphate kinase: protein MAGNKTFTMIKPDAVADGHTGAIIKMIEEAGFRIVALKKTVLTPERAGQFYEVHKERGFYNDLCKYMSSGAIVPMILEKDNAVADFRKLIGATNPANADEGTIRKLFAKSIEANAIHGSDSDENAEIEGNFFFARTEKF, encoded by the coding sequence ATGGCAGGAAACAAAACATTTACCATGATCAAGCCGGATGCAGTAGCAGACGGACATACCGGAGCAATTATTAAAATGATTGAGGAAGCTGGCTTCCGGATCGTTGCATTGAAAAAAACAGTACTTACTCCAGAAAGAGCCGGACAGTTTTATGAAGTGCACAAAGAGAGAGGTTTTTACAATGACCTATGCAAATATATGTCGTCTGGTGCCATTGTTCCAATGATTCTGGAAAAAGACAATGCTGTAGCTGATTTCCGTAAACTGATCGGTGCTACCAATCCGGCCAATGCAGATGAAGGTACGATCCGTAAATTATTCGCAAAATCTATCGAAGCCAATGCCATTCATGGTTCGGATTCTGATGAAAATGCCGAGATAGAAGGCAACTTTTTCTTTGCCAGAACGGAGAAATTCTAA